A single Corticium candelabrum chromosome 12, ooCorCand1.1, whole genome shotgun sequence DNA region contains:
- the LOC134188250 gene encoding uncharacterized protein LOC134188250, translating into MRIKDTPIRVDHTSAAKLPKIAPFQDSKEKLDSYLLRFERFARVNRWEDERWAGALSALLSGKALDVYSRLLEEAGIDYRQLKEALLKRYDLTEDGYRLKFRKSRPEPAEKPDQFIHRLKNYLKKWMMFSKCDPKSAEEVTNMFLREQFLEVCPKDLAVHLKEREIASLQDLANAADRYLTAHQPKFCTMSNAPTSQPTTISDGTGMVSISERALREGKPSSHCYICDKPGHRAVDCRLRGKRWCFKCQKLGHKAKDFWNPVSTSRQESSQKAPYRARVTKDHRDGCVSKNRNSTSHLSSDAGIETSGCLLEMPARAKNGFLFLADGTEIKYVSYIENACSNRAFPMDGEMPVREGTVDDRVVQTLRDTGCSGILVKQELAKPDQYMGKFGFIKNVSEAKDPNDPRVNQWKAGALTRVASRRTDWSNPLVTSIRRKWMDIDRAQLSRLQSEDTSLRRYWDETRTQRKGYQEVAFELKNGVWYRLYKHPKVNMGEQIRQVIVLKTLRKQIMEVAHKSVMSGHLGIRTTRDSILNDFWWPGIQSDVTRFCRARDVCQKTVPKGTVPRVPLQRMPVIDTPFKRVAVDLVGPIYPPSDSGC; encoded by the exons ATGAGAATTAAAGACACGCCCATCAGAGTAGACCATACTAGCGCAGCGAAACTACCCAAGATCGCACCCTTTCAAGATAGTAAGGAAAAACTAGATAGTTATCTACTGAGATTCGAGAGATTTGCTAGAGTGAATAGATGGGAGGACGAACGATGGGCTGGCGCTTTGAGTGCCTTGTTGTCTGGGAAGGCCCTAGATGTATATTCCCGATTATTGGAAGAGGCAGGCATTGATTACAGGCAATTAAAGGAGGCCCTCTTGAAGAGATATGACCTGACGGAAGACGGATACCGGCTTAAGTTTAGGAAAAGCAGACCAGAGCCAGCAGAGAAGCCCGATCAATTTATTCACCGTCTGAAGAACTACCTGAAGAAATGGATGATGTTTTCGAAGTGCGATCCCAAGTCAGCCGAGGAGGTCACAAACATGTTCTTAAGAGAACAGTTTTTGGAAGTGTGCCCGAAAGATCTGGCGGTACATCTAAAGGAGAGGGAGATAGCGAGCCTACAAGACCTCGCGAACGCAGCTGATCGCTACTTGACGGCGCACCAACCGAAGTTTTGCACGATGTCGAACGCTCCGACCAGTCAACCGACTACGATTAGTGATGGTACCGGTATGGTTTCAATTAGCGAGAGAGCGTTACGAGAAGGAAAACCTTCATCCCACTGCTATATTTGTGACAAGCCCGGCCACAGAGCAGTCGACTGCCGACTTCGAGGGAAGAGATGGTGCTTCAAATGTCAGAAACTTGGACACAAAGCCAAAGACTTTTGGAACCCCGTCAGTACTTCGAGGCAGGAAAGCAGCCAGAAGGCTCCTTATCGAGCGAGGGTGACAAAAGATCATAGAGATGGATGCGTATCGAAGAACAGAAACTCAACCAGTCATTTATCGAGTGACGCCGGCATTGAAACAAGTGGATGTCTATTGGAGATGCCAGCGCGTGCCAAAAACGGATTTCTATTCCTCGCTGATGGCACCGAGATAAAGTACGTGTCGTATATAGAGAACGCCTGCAGCAACCGAGCATTTCCGATGGATGGAGAGATGCCAGTGAGAGAAGGGACAGTAGATGACAGAGTCGTACAAACGTTGAGAGACACGGGATGCAGTGGCATATTGGTGAAGCAAGAGCTGGCCAAACCAGATCAATACATGGGAAAGTTTGGATTCATCAA GAACGTCTCCGAAGCCAAAGATCCTAATGATCCAAGAGTGAATCAGTGGAAGGCCGGTGCGTTAACCAGGGTGGCTTCGAGAAGGACCGACTGGAGCAATCCATTAGTGACTAGCATTCGGAGGAAATGGATGGATATTGACAGAGCACAACTGTCACGTTTACAATCGGAAGATACATCGCTGCGCAGGTACTGGGATGAAACCAGAACACAGAGGAAAGGATACCAAGAAGTGGCATTTGAACTCAAAAACGGCGTGTGGTATCGACTATATAAGCACCCCAAAGTAAATATGGGAGAGCAGATACGTCAAGTGATCGTTCTGAAGACACTCCGCAAGCAGATTATGGAGGTCGCACACAAGTCGGTGATGAGTGGACACCTTGGTATAAGAACAACGAGAGACAGTATCCTCAACGACTTCTGGTGGCCTGGGATCCAAAGCGACGTGACCAGGTTTTGCAGGGCAAGGGATGTATGCCAAAAGACCGTACCTAAAGGCACAGTACCCCGGGTACCTCTTCAAAGAATGCCTGTGATAGACACTCCGTTCAAGAGGGTAGCCGTTGACTTGGTCGGACCTATCTATCCTCCTAGTGACAGCGGATGCTGA
- the LOC134187946 gene encoding uncharacterized protein LOC134187946, with translation MGADAAELFVRALSQGKVEVSRVKIVIAGRDRTGKTSFKRSLLKLKFQTIELSTPVAVAELAVCEASNWKLVNDKDKEFLDKQIARAAVHALSVDRESTSTDTRQSGINTDKLDEATDQLDEATDQLDEATVLTEEIARAISDFQSDPDLLKEEDSKVHFSIWDLGGQEALLPGQGEAITAGCVVCVVFNASEFLGNSSSPFYLPSADSKPIPISNHWIVTNYDAVALWASMTFLAGDVESLEGLSSGLRIGKSKECASPVMLLIGTHINDADEEMIKKQNEFLSQMFCNKAFQKHILRPSNQANDWFFRVENSVSDPDSASEDAGVSAVKQVIEEMARDVSPKPLIPATWSILEKILDSLEIKLGTALSSVNVIMHFARRLCRMSEEKEVRLALTHLDEAGSVIYPQKREKLKNIVVTKPSWIFKVFSVVASVTTQPPPLLREDWDRVRQVGIASWELIHHRLKKAGVKRVQYKVVLNLLNYFFLLCPNLCLAQPLPLSVSYETEYFVPCLLEVKSKGPFAAVHSVPPRPMSLIILSHKIEFIPEQLHFRLMTCCIEKYPDEPKLTRNKCVYRVEKDVKLEVIYHLKKYIIVTIDTQRPLHGIASLCTDIRLFITKKLHEVKTPGLSRFQFTLNIQHPGPAIPMDVNKLVCIDKYIPSEDTILRTNIDRDDVNLDDYERAALDCWFYEEKDDVPGKSQQQALMFKPTSKCTADDIVNVAEKVSHCWKRLVLKLAPKFFINKTKAIEIENRDDCIMQAVTALNMWTDAFCDEATQAAMINAMCNIECRSHAEDVFSRSLVARVCPMK, from the coding sequence ATGGGAGCTGATGCGGCTGAGTTATTTGTTCGAGCTTTATCACAAGGAAAAGTCGAAGTAAGTCGAGTGAAGATTGTCATTGCTGGTAGAGACAGAACGGGCAAGACGTCATTTAAACGATCTTTGCTCAAACTGAAGTTTCAGACAATTGAACTGAGCACACCTGTGGCAGTGGCAGAGTTGGCAGTGTGTGAAGCATCAAACTGGAAGCTTGTgaatgacaaagacaaagaatttttagacaaacaaatagctaGAGCAGCAGTTCATGCACTGTCAGTCGATAGAGAATCTACATCAACTGATACAAGACAAAGTGGCATtaacacagacaaacttgaTGAAGCAACAGACCAACTTGATGAAGCAACAGACCAACTTGATGAAGCAACAGTTCTAACTGAAGAGATTGCTCGTGCTATTAGTGATTTCCAAAGTGATCCTGACCTCTTAAAGGAGGAAGATTCAAAAGTTCACTTTTCTATTTGGGATTTGGGAGGTCAGGAGGCACTTCTTCCTGGACAAGGAGAAGCCATCACAGCAGGATGTgtcgtttgtgttgtatttaatGCATCTGAGTTTCTAGGTAACTCTTCCAGCCCTTTCTATCTTCCTTCTGCTGACTCAAAACCAATTCCAATCAGCAATCACTGGATAGTGACGAACTATGATGCTGTGGCTTTATGGGCATCCATGACTTTTTTGGCAGGAGATGTTGAAAGTCTTGAAGGCCTTTCTTCTGGTCTTCGCATCGGCAAGTCAAAGGAATGTGCATCACCAGTGATGTTGTTGATTGGAACACACATCAATGATGCCGATGAAGAAATGATCAAGAAGCAGAATGAATTTCTGTCTCAAATGTTTTGTAATAAAGCATTTCAGAAGCACATCCTTCGACCATCTAACCAGGCTAATGATTGGTTTTTTCGTGTTGAGAATTCGGTTTCTGATCCTGACAGTGCAAGTGAGGATGCTGGCGTAAGTGCAGTGAAGCAAGTCATTGAAGAGATGGCACGTGATGTGTCACCTAAACCTCTGATACCAGCCACTTGGTCAATTCTAGAGAAGATTCTTGATTCTTTAGAAATCAAGTTGGGCACTGCTCTTTCCAGTGTCAATGTTATCATGCATTTTGCCCGTCGATTGTGTCGTATgtcagaagagaaagaagttcGTCTTGCTCTGACACATTTAGATGAAGCCGGATCAGTAATTTATCCTCAGAAACGTGAGAAGCTGAAGAACATAGTCGTCACCAAACCAAGCTGGATTTTCAAGGTTTTCTCAGTTGTGGCATCTGTCACTACTCAACCTCCTCCTTTACTGAGAGAAGATTGGGATCGAGTTCGGCAAGTAGGAATTGCTTCTTGGGAACTCATTCATCATCGACTGAAAAAAGCAGGAGTGAAGCGAGTACAGTATAAAGTTGTATTGAATTTGCTAAATTATTTCTTCCTTCTTTGTCCCAACCTTTGCCTGGCCCAACCTCTTCCTTTATCAGTTTCTTATGAAACAGAATACTTTGTTCCATGTTTGCTAGAAGTCAAGTCAAAAGGTCCATTTGCAGCTGTTCATTCAGTTCCTCCTCGGCCAATGTCACTTATCATTTTGTCTCATAAAATTGAGTTTATTCCTGAGCAGTTGCATTTTAGGCTGATGACGTGTTGTATTGAGAAATATCCTGATGAACCAAAGTTGACACGTAATAAGTGTGTATATCGAGTTGAGAAAGATGTCAAGTTGGAAGTGATTTATCACTtgaagaaatatatcattgtCACTATTGACACACAACGGCCACTTCATGGAATTGCATCTCTGTGTACAGACATCCGTCTGTTCATCACTAAAAAGCTGCATGAAGTGAAGACACCAGGGTTGTCTCGTTTTCAATTTACATTGAATATTCAACATCCCGGACCAGCCATTCCCATGGATGTGAACAAGTTGGTATGTATAGACAAGTATATACCAAGTGAAGACACAATATTGAggacaaacatagacagagaCGATGTTAATCTGGATGACTATGAAAGAGCTGCATTAGACTGTTGGTTCTATGAAGAGAAAGATGATGTACCAGGCAAATCTCAACAACAGGCACTGATGTTTAAGCCAACCAGCAAATGTACAGCTGATGATATTGTGAATGTAGCTGAGAAAGTTTCTCATTGTTGGAAAAGGCTTGTGCTGAAATTGGCACCTAAGTTTTTTATAAACAAGACGAAAGCgatagaaatagaaaacagAGATGATTGTATCATGCAAGCTGTAACAGCATTAAACATGTGGACTGATGCATTTTGTGACGAAGCCACCCAGGCAGCAATGATCAACGCAATGTGCAACATTGAGTGTAGATCTCATGCTGAAGATGTTTTCAGTCGCAGTTTGGTGGCACGCGTTTGCCCAATGAAATGA
- the LOC134187896 gene encoding ceramide synthase 1-like, which translates to MSNVIEAFSNLWSTFWTEYHLRQTERGLISDFVRDLKRYSFWTTNDLLLCLLLALLFTVLRYALKHVISTPFVRWVKLEGESVRKFPESLWKLLYYSTLSTYCIYLCATKYPFFGDPQSVWIGWHRGMDVPLDIYIMYITQLGFYIHSFYGTAFMDDARKDTKVMYLHHALSCVLIGFSLATRFHNVGLLLLTLHDLNDVILEGCKCLLYLKVRGGKEYPIWGHLANIGFAVFSVSWFLMRVYWFFYKILYSTGYWSVRLHPSGPFYFLFNIMLWAIFFLNCWWYSFIIKAIVRIVIGKKLEDTREGTKDDTKDGGKGDSNQDTQIDSKYGSEDVVSHTEGVLHVKDVGDVQRSLEGLDLGGHNGVDDDNEDERMEVDEDVEETVRKRKVMGDDDS; encoded by the exons ATGTCCAACGTTATCGAAGCATTTTCAAATCTCTGGTCGACCTTCTGGACTGAGTACCAtctaagacagacagagcgcGGATTGATATCCGATTTCGTCCGTGATTTGAAAAGATATTCATTCTGGACGACAAACGACTTACTTCTCTGCCTTCTACTTGCTCTGCTATTTACCGTCCTTCGTTATGCTCTAAAACACGTGATCTCTACG CCGTTTGTTCGATGGGTAAAACTAGAGGGAGAGAGTGTGAGGAAGTTTCCAGAAAGTTTGTGGAAATTACTGTATTATTCAACGTTGTCTACATATTGTATCTACTTGTGTGCAACAAAGTATCCGTTTTTTGGTGATCCACAATCAGTGTGGATAG GTTGGCATCGAGGTATGGATGTTCCATTGGATATTTACATAATGTACATTACACAGTTGGGATTCTACATTCACTCTTTCTATGGAACAGCTTTCATGGACGATGCCAGAAAAGATACTAAAGTCATGTATCTGCATCATGCTCTGTCTTGTGTTCTCATTGGATTTTCATTGGCAACAAG attTCATAACGTTGGGTTGCTACTTCTCACGCTTCATGATCTAAATGACGTCATTCTGGAAGGATGCAAGTGTTTGCTGTATCTCAAAGTTCGTGGAGGAAAAGAGTATCCCATATGGGGCCATCTCGCTAACATTGGATTTGCTGTATTTTCTGTATCATG GTTTCTAATGCGCGTCTACTGGTTCTTCTACAAAATCCTCTACAGCACCGGCTACTGGTCAGTCAGACTCCATCCATCCGGTCCCTTCTACTTCCTTTTCAATATCATGCTATGGGCCATCTTCTTCCTCAACTGCTGGTGGTATTCATTCATCATCAAGGCGATTGTTCGCATAGTGATCGGAAAGAAACTGGAGGACACTCGCGAAGGCACCAAAGATGATACCAAAGATGGTGGAAAGGGTGACAGCAATCAAGACACTCAGATAGACAGTAAATATGGGAGTGAGGACGTAGTATCTCATACTGAAGGAGTGTTGCATGTGAAAGATGTCGGCGACGTGCAGAGGTCACTGGAGGGATTGGATTTGGGTGGACACAACGGGGTTGATGATGACAACGAAGACGAGAGAATGGAGGTGGATGAGGACGTTGAGGAGACGGTGAGGAAGAGGAAGGTGATGGGGGATGATGATAGTTGA
- the LOC134188252 gene encoding uncharacterized protein LOC134188252: MFLSTKTMMFSVFGYGQRPSSNIWNPTIHCHDNCHKVIEKMKRDESSLFPSRSFLCLHKEMKMKFEDNIEFNITRGDWKATSQLLVVAAAQFWHKWICLDKTFDITVEFEHGDEHRTNECIVDISQGGQSVALVMSPCLVWDSPENRVSETDEIVLHLVVHS; encoded by the exons ATGTTTCTGTCTACAAAAACTATGatgttttctgtgtttggttaTGGGCAAAGACCTTCATCAAATATTTGGAATCCCACTATCCATTGCCATGATAATTGTCACAAGGTTATTGAG aaAATGAAACGCGATGAGAGTAGTCTATTTCCAAGTCGTTCTTTCTTGTGTCTACATaaagaaatgaaaatgaaGTTTGAAGACAACATTGAATTTAATATTACACGTGGTGATTGGAAAGCTACTTCACAGCTACTG GTAGTAGCTGCTGCTCAGTTTTGGCACAAATGGATATGCTTGGACAAGACATTTGACATAACTGTGGAGTTTGAGCATGGTGATGAGCATCGTACAAACGAGTGTATTGTGGATATTAGCCAAGGTGGTCAGTCGGTTGCACTGGTAATGTCTCCTTGTCTTGTTTGGGACAGTCCAGAAAACAGAGTGAGTGAAACAGATGAGATAGTTTTGCATTTAGTTGTGCATTCGTAA
- the LOC134188251 gene encoding uncharacterized protein LOC134188251, whose product MSDSNHSVLSSSSYTSGSWSQISCSGSDCSWSGSINRFLEHFRLSHDPHDFPTALIPEFKLAQCPGCKHWYRRINQHLPKCKAYLNLSKNAPSSLSQPVCGSSNNDSTPSNSGQHQSSGHCKKNLGPPTSLQQSMSDLMSADRERAGLGCPKRTLSASREEVAWAFVGSLSTESILSAPIPRSVQQIASCLKSTFQDCCAIPLRKLESNPNDSAAWKLLFLIPRMLLQPGRGEKQSGIKKAMQLQQKFLNFQWEELIQLEKPSAVSKPSRLAQEQKKNAALRLIRCGEISKAAKVIISNGLAPASEETILKLKSKHPSHHSNVQVDGLKSQSANGLHLSLVAFLKAVHRCPKGSGSGPSGWRFEHLRDLCDNSVTRDGLFAICSTIAKGKIPTDIISLVSASRLIAIPKSNGDVRPIAIGECLRRLTAKAVCVDCKDSFSSYFNPVQHGVATPSGSELVIHHIQLLLEANPSWVMIKSDISNAFNSVDRQCLLSSVSSNFPELLPHVNQMYGVSSPLIFQKGSESVILSSEQGVHQGDPLGPVLFATSIHSTLVALQAKFPEVVLLAYLDDVFIVGQNNMALQVFASLEESFLPLNLKINQSKCELLSLQGDSNPSPIPTSTSGSVVLGSPVGTTSFVRSFCLSAAESGEDFCSRICNLDDSQSSVLLLRHCHSTRLNHLARTVPVSLLIPAAQKHDRTSCQTFRNILGTEDLSPALWNQISLPVKKGGFGVSSLERVSPAAFLAGWAHTCQSLLDRFPGSGSLLSPLSDPSESDGQIVHDLDEAAAMIPPLLLSDEDPKPVSYARHELLLADARKLQHRLSNAIAQKDTTALLASVVSDKDSARLQSLQGPYAGAWLDSIPSSRKFALSSPEFNLASCMRLGIPLPFGEWVVNCECGSKLDAEGFHLLTCKSGGGPNWQHNSLVASWSDCLLDLGIHHRKEPRNRYSNSDDRPDIVVFDSENGSSLDLDVSFAHPWSKDYLKRTARICGFAAKKREDLKFSKYDQERLASGDSPAFTPLVFEHFGCWGEKAVDYLRVLSRKSRDAVGKSNTADFINFWRKRISVQIQKCNSRVLLRKIDRLTNSRRPYNHGQDWDAQSIWAS is encoded by the coding sequence ATGTCTGACAGCAATCATTCCGTTCTCTCGTCGTCGTCGTACACGTCAGGATCCTGGTCTCAAATTTCGTGTAGCGGTTCTGACTGTTCTTGGTCGGGTTCAATCAATAGATTTCTGGAGCATTTTCGTTTGAGTCATGATCCACACGACTTTCCAACGGCTCTGATACCCGAATTCAAACTGGCACAATGCCCCGGATGTAAGCATTGGTACAGGCGGATCAACCAACACCTTCCAAAATGTAAAGCTTACCTCAACTTGTCAAAGAACGCCCCGTCATCTTTATCTCAACCGGTTTGCGGAAGCTCAAACAATGACTCAACTCCATCAAATTCTGGTCAACATCAGTCATCCGGGCATTGCAAGAAGAACCTCGGACCCCCAACATCTCTTCAGCAGTCTATGTCTGATCTCATGTCTGCAGATCGTGAAAGAGCTGGCCTTGGTTGTCCGAAGCGCACTTTGTCTGCTTCGCGGGAAGAAGTAGCCTGGGCATTTGTAGGTTCTCTGTCTACTGAGTCTATTTTGTCTGCGCCAATTCCTCGGTCCGTCCAACAAATTGCATCTTGTCTCAAGTCAACTTTTCAAGACTGTTGCGCTATTCCACTTCGTAAGCTTGAGTCAAATCCAAACGATTCTGCTGCATGGAAGCTACTCTTCCTAATTCCAAGAATGCTTCTACAACCTGGCCGCGGAGAAAAACAGTCTGGCATCAAGAAGGCCATGCAGTTGCAACagaaatttttaaattttcagTGGGAAGAGTTGATTCAACTAGAAAAACCTTCAGCAGTTTCGAAACCTAGTCGTCTTGCACAAGAGCAGAAAAAGAATGCTGCCCTGAGGCTCATTCGCTGTGGTGAAATTTCGAAGGCAGCCAAGGTCATCATCAGCAATGGTTTAGCTCCAGCCTCAGAGGAAACGATCTTGAAGCTGAAAAGCAAACATCCAAGTCATCATTCAAATGTTCAAGTTGACGGTCTCAAGTCTCAATCTGCCAACGGGCTTCACCTCTCTTTGGTTGCTTTTCTCAAGGCTGTCCACAGATGCCCCAAAGGCTCTGGGTCAGGACCCTCTGGTTGGCGTTTTGAACATTTACGAGACTTGTGTGACAACAGTGTAACCAGAGACGGTCTTTTTGCAATCTGTTCTACCATTGCTAAGGGTAAGATTCCCACTGACATTATCTCTTTAGTGTCTGCTTCTCGTCTTATTGCCATCCCTAAGAGCAATGGTGATGTTCGTCCCATTGCTATTGGAGAGTGTTTGAGGCGTTTGACTGCTAAAGCTGTTTGTGTCGATTGCAAGGACTCGTTTTCATCATATTTCAACCCTGTTCAACATGGAGTTGCTACTCCTTCTGGTTCAGAGCTCGTTATCCATCACATTCAGCTTCTTTTGGAAGCCAACCCTTCTTGGGTTATGATTAAGTCGGACATCTCAAATGCGTTCAACAGTGTCGACCGAcaatgtcttctgtctagtgTCAGTTCCAACTTTCCGGAACTCTTGCCCCATGTCAATCAGATGTATGGAGTCTCGAGCCCTCTCATCTTCCAAAAGGGTTCAGAATCAGTCATTCTCTCTTCGGAACAGGGGGTGCATCAGGGGGACCCGTTAGGTCctgttttgtttgctacaTCAATTCACTCCACACTTGTTGCTCTGCAAGCTAAATTTCCGGAGGTTGTTTTGCTTGCCTACCTAGATGATGTTTTCATTGTGGGTCAAAACAACATGGCACTTCAAGTCTTTGCTTCTCTAGAAGAGTCATTCTTACCGCTCAATCTAAAGATCAATCAATCAAAATGTGAGTTGCTGTCTCTTCAGGGTGATAGTAATCCATCTCCTATTCCTACATCAACATCTGGTTCTGTTGTCTTGGGATCTCCAGTAGGCACCACAAGTTTTGTCCGTTCTTTCTGCCTATCTGCTGCAGAGTCTGGAGAAGACTTTTGTTCTCGGATATGCAACCTTGATGATAGTCAGAGCTCAGTTCTGCTTTTACGTCATTGCCACTCCACACGTCTTAACCACTTAGCCAGGACAGTTCCTGTTTCTCTTTTGATACCTGCAGCTCAGAAGCACGACCGAACTAGTTGTCAAACGTTCAGGAACATTCTTGGTACAGAGGATCTGTCACCCGCGCTTTGGAATCAGATATCGCTTCCTGTTAAGAAAGGTGGCTTTGGTGTTTCGTCTCTGGAGAGAGTTTCGCCTGCCGCCTTTCTTGCTGGTTGGGCACACACTTGCCAATCACTTCTAGACAGGTTTCCAGGTTCAGGTTCCCTGCTGTCGCCTCTGTCAGATCCATCTGAATCTGATGGCCAAATTGTCCATGACCTAGACGAGGCAGCCGCTATGATTCCGCCACTGTTACTATCTGATGAAGATCCGAAACCAGTTTCGTACGCCCGCCATGAGCTTCTTTTAGCAGATGcaagaaaattgcaacacaGACTATCCAATGCTATTGCTCAAAAAGACACCACAGCCCTTTTAGCGTCAGTCGTCTCTGACAAAGATTCAGCACGATTACAATCTCTTCAAGGCCCCTACGCGGGAGCTTGGCTCGACTCTATACCCTCCTCTCGCAAGTTCGCGCTATCGTCTCCGGAATTTAATTTGGCGTCTTGCATGAGGTTGGGGATACCCTTGCCATTTGGAGAATGGGTTGTAAATTGCGAATGTGGATCAAAACTCGACGCTGAAGGTTTCCACCTACTTACTTGCAAGTCTGGCGGCGGTCCCAACTGGCAACACAACAGCCTTGTCGCAAGCTGGTCCGACTGCCTTCTCGATCTTGGTATACATCACCGAAAGGAGCCTCGCAACAGATACAGCAACAGCGATGATAGGCCTGATATCGTCGTATTTGACAGCGAAAATGGCTCATCTCTAGATCTAGATGTTTCATTCGCCCACCCCTGGAGCAAAGACTATCTGAAACGAACAGCTCGAATCTGCGGATTTGCTGCCAAAAAACGTGAGGACCTCAAGTTTTCAAAATATGATCAGGAACGTCTAGCAAGTGGTGACTCACCAGCATTCACACCtctagttttcgagcactttggctGCTGGGGTGAGAAAGCTGTCGATTACTTAAGGGTACTTTCGAGAAAATCTAGGGATGCTGTTGGAAAATCCAACACGGCTGACTTCATAAATTTTTGGCGTAAGCGCATCTCTGTTCAGATTCAAAAGTGCAATTCAAGGGTCCTATTAAGGAAGATTGACAGGCTTACCAACTCAAGGAGACCATACAATCACGGTCAAGACTGGGATGCCCAGTCTATTTGGGCttcataa